One genomic region from Flagellimonas oceani encodes:
- a CDS encoding TonB-dependent receptor plug domain-containing protein: protein MKKNHLWLITALLAGKGIFAQNVPQDSLKVQQLDEVVVSDSKFELKRENSGKTVIKITAEEMQRNQGRTVAEIINTKSGIEIAGSRGRDGDVLGVYARGGRGRQVLIIIDGVRVQDPSTFSAEYDLRLLSPNTIESIEIIKGAASTLYGTNAVTAVINITTKKSSQKKIAGNFETSVGTNQTADDQNYNLGSIQNYANVNGTLGKFNYGVDFSNRYKSGLSAAVTPENEEDIFSHFSTNVKLGCQFSESFGVQVYGNQTKFKNEYDASMAEAPNLGENEQQRVGLSSELSYGKGSIHLNTAFTDYESVANDTFGESITEGSNWVLDVYNKYVFGEQFHTVLGVNYIKDEAIFADEVDFTIVDPYANVVYVSDFGLNLNAGARLNTHSEYGNHFVYNVNPSYVFDTENGYIKLMGSYATSYITPNLTQLFGAFGGNPELEPEENSTIEGGIEFKLDHTFRISTVYFDRNETNAIGYDANFMSINVADEIDANGVEVEATWLPLSNFSVNANYTFTERKGDNAIRIPKHKANVSLWYQFCESTNASLDYAYTGERFDTDFNTFSDIALEPFSLLNFSIRHELIKNKLNVFVNADNLLNEDYRELLGFTTRGRNFRVGLNLNL, encoded by the coding sequence ATGAAAAAAAATCATTTATGGTTAATTACCGCCCTATTGGCGGGGAAGGGCATTTTTGCGCAAAATGTACCGCAAGATTCACTTAAAGTGCAGCAACTGGACGAGGTTGTCGTAAGCGATTCAAAATTTGAATTGAAAAGAGAAAACTCAGGAAAAACAGTAATCAAAATCACTGCCGAGGAAATGCAGCGCAACCAAGGCAGGACGGTTGCGGAAATCATCAATACCAAAAGTGGTATCGAGATTGCCGGTAGTCGCGGCCGTGACGGCGACGTGCTTGGGGTGTATGCCCGTGGTGGTCGTGGGCGTCAGGTCTTGATCATTATTGATGGTGTCCGTGTGCAGGACCCATCAACATTTTCTGCCGAGTACGACCTTCGTTTGCTTTCGCCCAACACCATCGAATCCATAGAAATCATTAAAGGAGCGGCAAGTACTTTGTACGGTACCAATGCGGTTACGGCGGTGATCAACATCACTACAAAAAAAAGCTCGCAAAAGAAGATTGCCGGTAATTTTGAAACGAGTGTAGGAACCAATCAAACGGCGGATGACCAAAATTACAATCTTGGAAGTATTCAGAATTACGCCAATGTGAACGGGACTTTGGGCAAGTTCAATTATGGGGTCGATTTTTCCAACAGATATAAAAGTGGATTGTCGGCAGCGGTGACTCCCGAAAACGAAGAGGATATTTTTTCCCACTTTAGCACCAATGTAAAGCTGGGCTGTCAGTTTTCGGAAAGTTTTGGAGTTCAGGTTTATGGAAACCAAACAAAGTTTAAGAATGAATACGATGCCTCGATGGCCGAAGCTCCAAATTTGGGCGAGAACGAGCAGCAGCGTGTTGGTCTTTCCTCCGAATTGAGCTATGGCAAAGGTTCTATACACTTGAACACGGCGTTTACCGATTATGAGTCTGTGGCCAACGATACCTTTGGTGAAAGCATTACCGAGGGAAGCAATTGGGTATTGGATGTCTATAACAAATATGTTTTTGGTGAGCAATTCCACACTGTTTTAGGGGTGAACTATATAAAGGATGAAGCAATATTCGCTGATGAAGTTGATTTTACCATCGTCGACCCTTATGCGAATGTGGTCTATGTTTCGGACTTTGGCCTGAACTTGAATGCCGGTGCACGATTGAACACTCACTCCGAATACGGAAATCATTTTGTGTACAATGTGAACCCATCCTATGTGTTTGATACGGAAAATGGATATATAAAATTGATGGGGTCGTATGCCACATCGTACATTACCCCTAATTTAACGCAATTGTTCGGTGCTTTTGGCGGAAATCCCGAGTTGGAGCCGGAAGAAAATTCGACCATTGAAGGTGGTATTGAATTTAAACTGGACCATACGTTCAGAATCAGCACGGTTTATTTTGATAGAAATGAAACCAATGCCATTGGATACGATGCCAATTTTATGAGCATCAATGTGGCGGATGAAATCGATGCCAATGGGGTAGAGGTAGAGGCTACGTGGTTGCCCTTGAGTAATTTTAGTGTCAACGCCAATTATACCTTTACGGAACGGAAAGGGGACAATGCCATCCGTATTCCAAAACACAAGGCCAATGTTTCTTTGTGGTATCAGTTTTGTGAAAGCACCAATGCATCGTTGGATTATGCCTACACCGGGGAACGTTTTGATACCGATTTCAATACCTTTTCGGATATCGCTTTGGAACCATTTTCCTTGTTGAACTTTTCCATCAGGCACGAGCTGATCAAGAACAAACTCAATGTGTTCGTGAATGCGGACAACTTGTTGAATGAAGATTATAGGGAATTGCTTGGCTTCACTACCCGAGGACGAAACTTTAGGGTTGGTCTCAACCTAAACCTTTAA
- a CDS encoding ABC transporter substrate-binding protein, whose product MATKQRSILFLSFLLVGLMGCKHAEKKQPVQKNDTVSNIAHATGFTVQHEGDITVIEVSNAWPGADNYKYALVPKEKLAAMSFPRDAYDAIIGTPVEKVVLTSTTHIEPIKQLGELPTVVGFPNTDYISSPEARKLVNSGQIQDLGMNDKLNTEMVLALNPQLIVGFSINNENKAYDIIEKSGTPVVYNGDWVEHTPLGKAEWIKFFAPFFQKEALGDSIFASVESSYKKAKEIAQKAKTKPTVLTGGLYKDVWYVAGGNSWMAKFLQDANADYIWSDTDETGSIGLSLESVLEKAQDAEYWFNPSAVTTYSELAEANTHHQQFDAFKTKHVYSNAIDKGETGGLIFYELAPHRPDVVLRDLIKILHPELLPEHELQFIKPLP is encoded by the coding sequence ATGGCAACAAAACAAAGGTCAATTCTATTCCTGAGCTTCCTTTTGGTGGGTTTGATGGGATGCAAACATGCAGAAAAAAAGCAACCTGTTCAGAAAAATGACACAGTTTCGAACATTGCACATGCAACGGGTTTCACGGTGCAACATGAGGGTGACATTACGGTTATAGAAGTATCCAACGCGTGGCCGGGAGCGGACAATTATAAATACGCCTTGGTGCCAAAAGAAAAACTGGCCGCCATGTCTTTTCCCAGAGATGCTTATGATGCCATCATTGGAACACCTGTAGAAAAAGTAGTGCTTACCTCCACAACCCATATTGAACCCATTAAACAATTGGGGGAACTCCCTACCGTGGTCGGATTCCCCAATACGGATTACATCTCCTCCCCAGAAGCTAGAAAACTCGTGAACAGCGGACAAATCCAAGATTTGGGGATGAACGATAAGCTCAATACGGAAATGGTGCTTGCCTTGAATCCACAACTGATTGTCGGGTTCAGCATCAATAATGAAAACAAGGCCTACGATATTATTGAAAAATCAGGAACGCCAGTAGTCTACAATGGCGACTGGGTGGAGCACACACCTTTGGGAAAAGCGGAATGGATAAAATTCTTCGCTCCTTTCTTTCAAAAAGAAGCCTTGGGCGACAGTATTTTTGCATCGGTTGAATCATCATACAAAAAAGCCAAAGAGATTGCCCAAAAAGCAAAGACCAAACCAACGGTTTTAACCGGCGGATTGTACAAAGATGTCTGGTACGTGGCCGGTGGGAATAGTTGGATGGCCAAATTTTTGCAGGATGCCAATGCCGATTATATTTGGTCCGATACTGATGAAACCGGAAGCATAGGACTCAGTTTGGAGTCGGTCCTGGAAAAAGCCCAAGATGCTGAATATTGGTTCAATCCATCAGCAGTGACCACTTACTCCGAATTGGCCGAGGCCAATACGCACCATCAACAGTTTGATGCATTTAAAACCAAACACGTCTATTCCAACGCCATTGACAAAGGTGAAACCGGAGGGCTTATTTTTTATGAGTTGGCCCCTCACCGCCCCGATGTGGTGTTGAGGGACCTCATCAAAATATTGCATCCGGAATTATTGCCGGAACACGAACTGCAATTCATAAAACCATTGCCATAA